Proteins from one Streptosporangium becharense genomic window:
- a CDS encoding thioesterase family protein: MTKFDEATQAIRVDESTYDVCLDPGYSIGGPLNGGYLMAVLLRAVVDASPHEHPVTTSAQFLRAPRPGPGQVRLEQIKTGRTATMTRATLVQEGTSFIEALVTTATLGDVAPDWTDGPSVAMPPVERCLKLPDPSPGSGITLNAQMEMLFDPPTVGWLDGRPTGRPESRAHFRLAEPQDPDPYVLALAVDALPPVVFSAGMRGWAPTVDLTWHLRALPAPGWLTLIGSGRLISDGWFDEDVEVWDSAGRLVAQSRQLARVGRG; the protein is encoded by the coding sequence ATGACGAAGTTCGACGAGGCGACGCAGGCCATCCGGGTGGACGAGAGCACCTATGACGTCTGCCTGGATCCCGGATACTCGATCGGCGGCCCCCTCAACGGGGGTTACCTGATGGCGGTGCTCCTGCGTGCCGTGGTGGACGCCTCCCCGCACGAGCACCCGGTGACCACCAGTGCCCAGTTCCTGCGCGCGCCGCGGCCCGGCCCCGGTCAGGTGCGGCTCGAACAGATCAAGACCGGCCGCACCGCCACGATGACCCGTGCCACCCTCGTGCAGGAGGGCACCTCCTTCATCGAGGCCCTGGTCACGACCGCGACCCTCGGCGACGTCGCCCCCGACTGGACGGACGGCCCGTCGGTGGCCATGCCGCCCGTCGAGCGGTGCCTCAAGTTGCCCGACCCCAGTCCCGGGTCGGGCATCACGCTCAACGCGCAGATGGAGATGCTCTTCGACCCGCCCACCGTCGGCTGGCTCGACGGCAGGCCCACCGGCCGCCCGGAGTCGCGTGCCCACTTCCGGCTGGCCGAGCCGCAGGACCCCGACCCGTACGTGCTGGCCCTGGCCGTGGACGCCCTTCCGCCGGTGGTCTTCTCCGCGGGCATGCGCGGCTGGGCCCCCACGGTCGACCTCACCTGGCATCTGCGCGCTCTGCCCGCCCCCGGCTGGCTCACCTTGATCGGCAGCGGGCGGCTGATCAGCGACGGCTGGTTCGACGAGGACGTCGAGGTCTGGGACTCGGCCGGCCGCCTGGTCGCCCAGTCGCGTCAGCTCGCCCGGGTGGGCCGCGGCTGA